A stretch of the Filimonas lacunae genome encodes the following:
- a CDS encoding SDR family NAD(P)-dependent oxidoreductase produces MNKVWFITGSARGLGRSITEAVLASGDNVAATARNTDQLNDLVQQYPAQILALPLDVNNKQQIEAAVAQTVQHFGRIDVLVNNAGFGITGAAEAFTDEQVSSQLSVNLYAPIEITRVVLPYMRKQRSGRILQISSIGGRVGNAGLSIYQAAKFGLSGFSEVLRKEVAHLGIHVTAVEPGGFRTDWAGASMTFAPDVEGYEQSIGVVKNFLSSGTFVPVGDPAKAAKVMVELANHPQPPVHLVLGSEAAGILEKADEARKAEFLEWLPVTLSTDHSDAIKFHETEEGKQYLKIKGIEL; encoded by the coding sequence CAGGAAGCGCCAGAGGATTAGGCAGAAGCATTACAGAAGCCGTATTAGCCAGCGGGGATAACGTAGCCGCTACCGCCCGCAACACCGATCAGTTAAACGACCTGGTACAGCAATACCCGGCACAAATACTGGCCCTGCCACTGGATGTAAATAACAAACAACAGATAGAAGCGGCAGTAGCACAAACCGTACAACATTTTGGCCGCATTGATGTGCTGGTGAACAATGCTGGCTTTGGCATTACAGGCGCTGCAGAAGCCTTTACCGATGAACAGGTAAGCAGCCAGCTGAGCGTGAACCTGTATGCTCCTATTGAAATTACCCGTGTAGTATTACCCTATATGCGCAAACAACGTTCCGGACGTATTTTACAAATCAGCTCCATTGGCGGCCGCGTAGGCAATGCCGGGCTGAGTATTTACCAGGCGGCTAAATTTGGGTTATCCGGTTTTTCAGAAGTATTGCGTAAAGAAGTAGCGCACCTGGGCATACATGTTACCGCAGTAGAACCCGGCGGTTTCCGTACAGATTGGGCAGGCGCTTCTATGACCTTTGCCCCGGATGTGGAAGGTTACGAGCAAAGCATTGGCGTGGTAAAAAACTTTTTAAGCTCCGGCACTTTTGTACCCGTGGGCGACCCGGCCAAAGCCGCCAAAGTGATGGTAGAACTGGCTAATCACCCGCAACCTCCCGTTCACCTGGTGTTAGGCAGCGAAGCAGCAGGCATACTGGAAAAAGCAGATGAAGCCCGTAAAGCAGAATTCCTGGAATGGCTGCCCGTAACACTATCTACCGACCATAGCGATGCGATAAAATTTCACGAAACCGAAGAAGGCAAACAATATTTGAAGATAAAAGGTATTGAACTGTAA
- a CDS encoding helix-turn-helix domain-containing protein translates to MTPDKVSTSSTGIVYSCYHNISREGEHFVPEQTLSYLAAGSLVLNDGKKAYNAAAGSLRFIKRNQLLKFVKHPPEKQEFQSLSIYLDQETLKEFSKEYGITAAEKQSQQSIFDIKPTPLIKSYLHSLLEYQQVNGFTNPALTKLKQKEALLLILEVQPDLKNILFDFAEPYKIDLESFMQKNYHFNVRLERFAYLTGRSLATFKRDFQKIFGTSPRHWLQQKRLDQARYLIQEKGQTASNIYLDLGFENLSHFSYAFKNVFGVSPTELSPAIRGK, encoded by the coding sequence ATGACTCCAGATAAAGTATCCACCTCTTCAACAGGCATAGTATACTCCTGCTATCACAATATTAGCCGGGAGGGTGAACACTTTGTGCCTGAACAAACACTGAGTTACCTGGCAGCTGGTTCATTGGTGTTAAACGACGGCAAAAAGGCCTACAACGCTGCTGCCGGCTCATTGCGGTTCATCAAAAGAAACCAGCTATTGAAATTTGTAAAGCATCCTCCGGAAAAACAGGAATTTCAATCGCTCAGCATTTACCTGGACCAGGAAACATTAAAAGAGTTCAGTAAAGAGTATGGCATTACTGCTGCTGAAAAACAAAGCCAGCAATCCATCTTTGATATCAAGCCCACTCCGCTGATAAAAAGCTACCTGCACTCCTTACTGGAATACCAGCAGGTAAACGGCTTTACCAATCCTGCACTGACTAAGCTAAAGCAGAAAGAAGCTTTACTGCTGATACTGGAGGTGCAGCCGGATTTGAAGAACATCCTGTTTGATTTTGCCGAACCGTATAAGATAGACCTGGAATCGTTCATGCAAAAGAATTATCACTTTAATGTACGACTGGAAAGGTTTGCTTATCTCACCGGCAGAAGTCTTGCCACTTTCAAAAGAGATTTTCAAAAAATATTCGGCACCTCACCCCGCCATTGGTTACAACAAAAACGGCTGGACCAGGCCCGCTATCTGATACAGGAAAAAGGACAAACAGCTTCTAATATTTATCTTGATCTGGGCTTTGAAAACCTATCGCATTTTTCCTACGCTTTTAAAAATGTATTCGGCGTTTCTCCTACAGAGCTCAGTCCTGCCATACGTGGTAAATAA
- a CDS encoding Atu4866 domain-containing protein translates to MDNQKYEGMWVTSDGYIRQELLSNNRYDEARGNKQSAYTGRYEIKGTYIYYWDDTGFTADGTFVDDNTLHHGGYIFYRELS, encoded by the coding sequence ATGGACAATCAAAAATATGAAGGCATGTGGGTAACTTCTGACGGCTATATCCGACAGGAGCTTTTATCCAACAACAGGTACGACGAAGCACGCGGCAACAAACAAAGTGCCTATACCGGCAGGTATGAGATCAAGGGTACATATATATACTATTGGGATGATACCGGCTTTACTGCCGATGGAACATTTGTAGATGACAACACCCTGCACCACGGTGGCTATATTTTCTACAGGGAATTATCATAA
- a CDS encoding 4-hydroxy-tetrahydrodipicolinate reductase produces the protein MNKIRAGLLGFGKTGSLVARELLNDARFSLSWVIRKSTHETEKFASKLLNFSHNAAPMYSASEINDQFHDDNPVDVIIDFSDASGINLYQKPVERGVKIVSAISKYESSQISQIQEYANHTAIVHSPNITVGANFLIVASRLLKMIAPHADVEIVETHFKNKPEVSGTALKMAHALGMEGDRVHSLRAGGVVGKHEVVFGLPNQTIRLIHESINRSAFGQGAIFAALWLQDKSKGLFSMENIFTQLLSGSSFTDLAIEGE, from the coding sequence ATGAATAAAATAAGAGCAGGTTTACTAGGCTTTGGTAAAACAGGCAGTTTGGTGGCTCGTGAGCTATTGAACGACGCCCGTTTCAGCCTTAGTTGGGTAATCAGGAAATCTACGCATGAGACTGAAAAATTTGCAAGCAAGTTGTTAAATTTCAGTCACAATGCTGCCCCTATGTATTCAGCAAGTGAAATCAATGATCAGTTTCATGACGACAACCCCGTAGATGTGATCATTGATTTTTCAGATGCTTCCGGTATTAACCTCTACCAGAAGCCTGTTGAAAGAGGTGTTAAAATTGTATCGGCTATTTCTAAGTATGAATCTTCGCAGATAAGCCAGATACAGGAGTATGCAAACCATACCGCTATAGTGCATTCGCCCAACATCACTGTTGGTGCAAACTTTCTGATAGTAGCTTCCCGTTTACTGAAGATGATAGCGCCGCATGCAGATGTGGAGATTGTGGAAACGCATTTTAAAAACAAGCCTGAAGTGTCGGGCACTGCTTTAAAAATGGCTCATGCTTTAGGTATGGAAGGTGATAGAGTGCATTCGTTGCGTGCGGGTGGCGTAGTAGGTAAGCACGAAGTGGTTTTTGGTTTGCCTAATCAAACCATACGTTTGATACACGAAAGCATTAACCGTTCTGCATTTGGGCAGGGCGCCATCTTTGCCGCATTGTGGTTGCAGGATAAAAGCAAGGGTTTGTTTTCTATGGAGAATATTTTCACCCAGCTATTAAGCGGTTCTTCTTTTACCGATTTGGCGATAGAAGGCGAATAA
- a CDS encoding DUF6265 family protein: MKRIITLLAFTCLGFIIPMPSSKLQQARWILGVWQQKAGKRTQIEEWKQADDSTFTGRSYFLKGKDTVLLEQTTLEYRHQQLFYVPVVQGQNNEQPVRFTLTDIQIGKLVFENKEHDFPQKITYQRITQDSAVAEIAGMLKGSYQARPFPMKRIQ, translated from the coding sequence ATGAAGCGCATTATCACCTTATTAGCTTTTACCTGTTTGGGATTTATCATCCCTATGCCTTCCAGCAAGCTACAGCAGGCCCGTTGGATATTAGGTGTATGGCAACAAAAAGCCGGTAAACGCACCCAGATAGAAGAATGGAAACAAGCGGATGACAGCACCTTTACAGGCCGCAGTTATTTTTTAAAAGGAAAAGACACCGTGTTGCTGGAGCAAACCACATTGGAATACCGCCACCAACAACTGTTCTATGTTCCCGTTGTACAAGGACAGAATAATGAACAACCTGTACGCTTCACACTTACTGACATTCAAATTGGCAAACTGGTATTTGAAAATAAAGAACACGACTTCCCCCAAAAGATCACCTATCAAAGAATTACGCAGGATTCTGCAGTAGCAGAGATTGCAGGCATGTTAAAAGGAAGCTACCAGGCACGCCCCTTCCCTATGAAACGTATACAGTAA